In Thermodesulfitimonas autotrophica, the following proteins share a genomic window:
- a CDS encoding phosphoglycerate kinase, which translates to MRVRSVRELSVTGKRVLVRVDFNVPLAGGTVADDTRIRAALPTISYLCERGAVVILASHLGRPKGRRVEELRLDPVAATLERLLGRPVRKVNDCVGAHVEAQVAALGPGEILLLENVRFYPEEEANDPSFARALARLADLFVNDAFGVAHRANASTVGVAAFLPAAAGFLLERELAVLEGLLGAPARPFVVVAGGAKVADKIGVLSSLMARADALLIGGKMAAAFWSDSAAPAAERQAAQEILARAAACGVRLLTPVDAAGVLNSGEGRRFWTAGSDALPAGGEVLDIGPETAARFSREIGAAATVFWNGPVGKFEEPPFDAGTKTVARAVAAAPASVVGGGDTAAAARAAGVAAALSHISTGGGATLKFLAGEVLPAVAALASSAGAR; encoded by the coding sequence GTGCGGGTACGGAGTGTAAGGGAGCTGTCTGTTACCGGGAAAAGGGTGCTGGTCCGGGTGGATTTTAACGTCCCGCTGGCGGGCGGAACGGTGGCCGATGACACCAGGATCCGGGCGGCGCTCCCTACAATCAGTTATCTTTGTGAGCGCGGGGCGGTGGTAATCCTGGCCTCCCACTTAGGCCGCCCCAAGGGCCGCCGGGTGGAAGAACTCCGTCTCGATCCTGTGGCTGCCACCCTGGAGCGGCTGCTGGGCCGGCCGGTGCGAAAAGTAAATGACTGCGTTGGGGCGCATGTGGAGGCGCAGGTGGCAGCGCTCGGGCCGGGTGAGATCTTGCTTTTGGAGAACGTCCGCTTCTATCCCGAAGAAGAGGCGAACGATCCTTCTTTTGCCCGGGCGCTCGCCCGGCTGGCCGATCTTTTCGTTAACGACGCCTTCGGGGTGGCGCACCGGGCCAACGCCTCGACAGTCGGCGTGGCGGCCTTTCTGCCGGCTGCTGCTGGTTTTTTGTTAGAGCGGGAATTGGCGGTTTTGGAGGGCCTACTCGGCGCCCCGGCGCGCCCTTTTGTCGTAGTGGCGGGGGGAGCGAAAGTTGCCGATAAGATCGGGGTATTAAGCTCCCTGATGGCGCGGGCCGACGCGTTGCTGATTGGAGGGAAAATGGCCGCGGCCTTCTGGTCGGATTCGGCGGCGCCTGCCGCGGAGCGACAAGCGGCGCAAGAAATTTTGGCCCGGGCGGCGGCCTGCGGGGTGCGTTTGCTCACCCCGGTGGATGCGGCAGGAGTTTTAAACAGCGGGGAGGGGCGGCGCTTCTGGACTGCCGGGAGCGATGCTTTACCGGCTGGCGGGGAGGTGCTGGATATCGGCCCGGAAACAGCGGCGCGATTTTCGCGGGAGATCGGGGCGGCGGCGACGGTTTTCTGGAACGGGCCGGTAGGAAAGTTTGAGGAACCGCCCTTTGATGCGGGTACCAAGACCGTAGCCCGCGCGGTGGCTGCTGCGCCTGCCAGTGTGGTGGGCGGGGGCGATACCGCGGCGGCGGCCCGAGCGGCCGGGGTGGCGGCAGCGCTCAGCCACATTTCCACCGGCGGCGGGGCGACACTGAAGTTTCTCGCGGGTGAGGTTTTGCCCGCGGTGGCGGCACTAGCTAGCAGCGCCGGGGCGCGGTAG
- a CDS encoding LytTR family DNA-binding domain-containing protein — MQVACLAGSTAEGRIYLFAVQEIIYCGRDGRRGFFKTEQGEFFSAFTLEKLAARLKPFGFFRSHRCYLVNLDWVEGIVKISRGTYDLLLRDREKSRIPLSREHARELRHMLLRDRFKF; from the coding sequence TTGCAGGTTGCCTGTCTGGCCGGGAGCACCGCCGAGGGGAGAATATACCTTTTTGCAGTCCAGGAGATCATCTACTGCGGCCGTGATGGCCGGCGGGGCTTTTTCAAGACGGAGCAGGGCGAGTTCTTTTCTGCTTTCACGCTGGAGAAGTTGGCGGCGCGGTTAAAACCTTTCGGCTTTTTCCGTAGCCACCGGTGCTACCTCGTCAACCTCGATTGGGTGGAAGGGATAGTTAAAATCAGCCGGGGCACTTATGACCTTTTGCTCCGGGACAGGGAGAAAAGCCGGATACCGCTTTCGCGTGAGCACGCGCGGGAGTTGCGGCACATGCTGTTGCGGGACCGCTTTAAGTTTTGA
- the gap gene encoding type I glyceraldehyde-3-phosphate dehydrogenase, with the protein MPLRLGINGFGRIGRMVLRAAVDRPGIEVVAVNHYSRRLPPGPDYTQALARALVYDSVHGKFPHPVAAAKEVLRVGGREIHILAVADPAALPWRELGVEVVVEATGRFRNREGSARHLTAGAGRVIISAPAKDADLTVVMGVNEAVYDPEKHRVISSASCTTNCLAPVAKVLHARFGIVSGLVNTVHAYTNDQQLLDMPHRDPRRGRAAAASIIPTTTGAAQAIGLVLPELAGRLDGMALRVPVPNVSVVDLVAVLEREATAQEINAAFAAAAATELRGILALCEEPLVSRDFVGDPHSAVVDGPSTMVVQGRTVRVLAWYDNEWGYANRVLDLAAYLAARENRG; encoded by the coding sequence GTGCCGCTACGTTTAGGGATTAACGGTTTTGGGCGAATCGGCCGGATGGTCCTCCGGGCAGCGGTGGACCGGCCCGGGATCGAGGTGGTGGCGGTCAACCACTACTCCCGGCGGCTTCCACCTGGCCCTGATTATACCCAGGCCCTGGCGCGGGCGCTGGTTTACGATTCGGTCCACGGGAAATTCCCCCATCCGGTAGCAGCGGCGAAAGAGGTGCTCCGGGTCGGCGGTAGGGAGATTCACATTTTAGCGGTGGCCGACCCCGCAGCGCTCCCCTGGCGGGAACTCGGCGTTGAAGTGGTGGTTGAAGCTACCGGCAGGTTCCGCAACCGGGAGGGAAGTGCCCGGCACTTAACGGCCGGCGCCGGGCGCGTTATCATCTCCGCGCCGGCCAAAGATGCCGACCTCACGGTGGTTATGGGGGTGAACGAGGCGGTGTACGATCCGGAAAAGCACCGGGTTATCTCGAGCGCTTCCTGCACTACCAACTGCTTGGCACCGGTGGCGAAGGTGCTGCACGCGCGGTTCGGTATCGTAAGCGGCTTGGTGAACACGGTGCACGCCTATACCAACGACCAGCAACTGCTTGACATGCCCCACCGCGACCCGCGCCGGGGGCGGGCGGCAGCCGCCTCGATTATTCCGACGACCACCGGCGCCGCTCAGGCAATCGGCCTGGTGCTGCCGGAATTGGCGGGGCGCTTGGACGGAATGGCGCTGCGCGTGCCGGTGCCGAACGTCTCGGTGGTCGATCTTGTGGCCGTGTTGGAGCGAGAGGCGACGGCCCAGGAAATCAACGCCGCCTTTGCGGCGGCAGCGGCGACCGAGTTGCGGGGCATTCTCGCTTTGTGTGAGGAGCCGTTGGTTTCCCGCGACTTCGTTGGTGATCCCCACTCGGCGGTGGTGGACGGTCCCTCGACGATGGTCGTTCAGGGGCGAACGGTGCGGGTGTTGGCCTGGTACGACAACGAATGGGGCTACGCCAACCGGGTGCTGGACCTAGCGGCTTACTTAGCGGCGCGGGAAAACCGGGGGTAG
- the rpe gene encoding ribulose-phosphate 3-epimerase, which produces MTVKIAPSLLSADFGRLREEVTAVEAAGADLLHLDVMDGHFVPNITFGPQLVAALRPHSRLLFDVHLMIAAPERYVADFIAAGADIVTVHVEACVHLHRVLAQIKEKGAACGVALNPATPLGLVEEVLPLVDLVLLMTVNPGFGGQRFLHFVVPKVNAAAIFLRDRNCQAAVEVDGGVDVTTAPVVAAAGATILVAGTAVFGAPDRAAAVRALREAAEGRDFSRGGERLGAATFRD; this is translated from the coding sequence GTGACGGTGAAGATCGCGCCCTCGCTTTTATCGGCCGACTTCGGCCGTCTCCGGGAAGAGGTGACGGCGGTTGAGGCCGCCGGGGCCGACCTTTTGCACCTCGACGTGATGGACGGTCACTTTGTGCCCAACATCACCTTCGGGCCGCAACTGGTGGCGGCGTTACGACCCCACTCCCGCCTCCTTTTTGACGTTCACCTGATGATCGCGGCGCCTGAACGGTACGTAGCCGACTTCATTGCCGCCGGGGCGGATATCGTTACGGTGCACGTGGAGGCCTGTGTTCACCTGCACCGGGTTCTGGCCCAGATCAAAGAAAAAGGGGCCGCTTGCGGGGTGGCGCTTAATCCGGCTACCCCGCTGGGCCTGGTCGAAGAGGTGCTGCCTTTGGTGGACCTGGTACTGCTCATGACGGTCAACCCGGGCTTTGGCGGGCAGCGGTTTCTTCACTTCGTGGTCCCGAAGGTTAACGCCGCCGCTATCTTCCTCCGCGACCGGAACTGCCAGGCGGCGGTCGAGGTGGACGGGGGAGTTGATGTCACCACCGCGCCGGTGGTCGCGGCGGCAGGGGCAACGATCCTGGTCGCGGGAACGGCCGTTTTCGGTGCACCAGACCGGGCGGCGGCGGTGCGAGCATTGCGGGAGGCAGCGGAAGGGAGAGATTTTTCGCGGGGAGGTGAGCGGCTTGGTGCCGCTACGTTTAGGGATTAA
- the fbp gene encoding fructose-1,6-bisphosphate aldolase/phosphatase, giving the protein MAKVTLSVIKADIGGFVGHSAVHPEVIEKARGCLEGHPLLIDYRVVHVGDDVNLIMTHNRGRNSGEIHQLAWDTFTACTEVAKKLKLYGAGQDLLSDAFSGNIKGLGPGVAEIEVEERESEPVVVLMADKTEPGAWNLPLYKIFADPFNTIGLVIDPKMHCGFDFEVRDLIENKKVILSCPEDLYDLLVFIGAPGRYAVKRVFHRGTGEIAAASSTQRLNLIAGRYVGKDDPVCIVRCQNGYPSVGEVLEPFAFPHLVSGWMRGSHSGPLMPVAMADARPTRFDGPPRVVALGFQLANGRLVGPHDFFGDPAFDRARKLALTIADYMRRMGPFEPHRLHLDEMEYTTMPQVMEKLKDRFIDLRRDKKPKEKAAGGVA; this is encoded by the coding sequence ATGGCTAAGGTGACCCTAAGCGTAATTAAGGCGGACATCGGCGGCTTTGTAGGACACAGTGCGGTGCATCCGGAGGTAATAGAGAAGGCGCGGGGGTGTCTTGAAGGCCACCCGCTGCTTATCGATTACCGGGTGGTCCACGTAGGGGACGATGTGAACCTGATTATGACCCACAACCGGGGGCGTAACAGCGGTGAGATCCACCAGCTTGCCTGGGACACCTTTACGGCCTGCACGGAGGTGGCGAAAAAGCTCAAGCTCTACGGTGCCGGGCAGGACCTTCTGTCCGACGCCTTTTCCGGTAACATTAAAGGGCTGGGACCGGGGGTAGCGGAGATCGAGGTGGAGGAACGGGAGAGCGAGCCGGTTGTAGTTTTAATGGCCGATAAAACGGAACCGGGCGCTTGGAACCTGCCCCTTTACAAGATCTTTGCCGATCCCTTCAATACCATCGGGCTGGTTATCGACCCGAAGATGCACTGCGGTTTCGATTTTGAGGTGCGGGACTTGATCGAGAACAAAAAGGTGATCCTCTCCTGTCCGGAAGACCTCTACGACCTGCTGGTTTTCATCGGTGCCCCCGGCCGGTACGCGGTGAAGCGGGTTTTTCACCGGGGGACGGGCGAGATCGCTGCGGCTTCCAGCACCCAGCGCCTGAACCTTATTGCGGGCCGCTATGTGGGTAAGGACGACCCAGTCTGTATCGTCCGGTGCCAGAACGGTTACCCTTCGGTGGGCGAGGTACTCGAACCCTTTGCCTTCCCGCACCTTGTTTCGGGATGGATGCGGGGTTCCCACAGCGGGCCGCTGATGCCGGTGGCGATGGCCGACGCCCGGCCCACGCGCTTTGACGGCCCGCCACGGGTGGTGGCCTTGGGCTTCCAGTTAGCTAACGGGCGGCTGGTGGGTCCACACGATTTCTTCGGTGATCCGGCCTTTGACCGGGCTCGGAAGCTGGCGCTTACTATCGCCGATTATATGCGCCGGATGGGTCCGTTTGAGCCGCACCGCCTGCACCTCGACGAGATGGAGTACACCACCATGCCCCAGGTGATGGAAAAACTGAAGGATCGCTTTATCGATCTCCGGCGGGATAAGAAGCCAAAAGAGAAAGCGGCGGGAGGCGTGGCCTGA
- a CDS encoding transketolase family protein, whose product MAVNSGPLLATREGYGRALVELGHRDERVVVLDADLSKSTQTAGFAREFPARFFNAGVAEANLIGMAAGLAASGFIPFASTFAIFATQRALNQIFQSVAYPGLNVKIAASHAGITVGEDGASHQAVDDLALLRAMPGMTVVVPADAYEAYQATFAVAAWEGPVYLRLGRPAAPVVTPPEKPFAIGRITVLREGDDVTICACGLMVGVALAAAEKLSAEGIQAAVLNVSTLKPLDTETLLAYAARSRAVVTVEEHSIIGGLGGAVCEALAATMPVPVVRMGISDSFGQSGKPAELLAHYGLTAQDVAQAVKKAIERKEKKNG is encoded by the coding sequence GTGGCGGTGAACAGCGGGCCTTTACTGGCGACGCGGGAGGGCTACGGCCGGGCGCTTGTGGAACTGGGCCACCGGGACGAACGGGTGGTAGTGCTGGATGCGGACCTTTCCAAGTCCACCCAGACGGCCGGCTTCGCGCGGGAGTTTCCGGCGCGCTTTTTCAACGCCGGGGTTGCCGAGGCGAACCTAATCGGGATGGCGGCAGGACTGGCGGCGAGCGGCTTTATTCCTTTCGCCTCGACCTTTGCCATCTTCGCCACGCAGCGGGCCTTAAACCAGATTTTTCAATCGGTTGCCTACCCGGGACTCAACGTGAAGATCGCGGCGAGCCACGCCGGGATTACGGTTGGGGAAGACGGCGCCTCGCACCAAGCGGTGGATGACCTGGCGCTGCTGCGGGCGATGCCGGGAATGACGGTGGTGGTTCCGGCCGATGCTTACGAGGCCTATCAGGCCACCTTCGCGGTGGCGGCGTGGGAAGGGCCGGTTTACCTGCGCCTGGGCCGACCGGCGGCACCGGTCGTCACGCCGCCCGAAAAGCCCTTTGCCATCGGGCGGATTACAGTGCTCCGGGAAGGAGACGACGTGACGATTTGCGCGTGCGGGCTAATGGTGGGAGTGGCGCTGGCGGCGGCCGAGAAGCTATCGGCCGAGGGCATTCAGGCTGCGGTGCTCAACGTGAGCACGCTCAAGCCTCTCGATACGGAGACGCTTCTGGCGTACGCGGCCCGCAGCCGCGCTGTGGTGACAGTGGAAGAGCACAGCATCATCGGCGGGCTCGGCGGCGCGGTCTGCGAGGCGCTTGCGGCGACAATGCCGGTGCCCGTGGTCCGGATGGGAATTAGCGATAGCTTCGGCCAATCGGGCAAGCCGGCGGAACTCTTAGCCCATTACGGCCTTACGGCTCAAGACGTAGCGCAAGCGGTAAAAAAGGCAATTGAAAGGAAGGAGAAGAAGAATGGCTAA